From a region of the Gossypium raimondii isolate GPD5lz chromosome 10, ASM2569854v1, whole genome shotgun sequence genome:
- the LOC105778282 gene encoding uncharacterized protein LOC105778282 translates to MSSSYMSWRSSASNRRPTQPTNTSKNRGTIYPDLNQDPTPKPVIHFLAFALIVFLGLLQFLPASHFRHPSDPHRKWVPFNSHSSPSPTVKLTVDEDDGLIHIVSWMQCLDLKVLAVLANSTLSSSRYPDMLHFHFFTPQGDKDKVSFYKLKVLFPHSNLELHGQEKVKEIIKRASSEAEYDSLNLEEIAPFIIPSVHQSLTKFIYVSPNLILMGRIEELTGIDLSAHAAAAAEDCSNRLNSYVSSDVLDAIQRSASKPWISVTPYVKDACMPDLSLLLINGKKLEEFLEAVLWWSKVLNWSDRSDKRNPAIGLALYNRYLKLSNSWLVKEPASVDTIETSMITHYDGPKIVCSEFGNDTIPGSSHGNLWIKYLPSMSNQILGI, encoded by the exons ATGTCTTCTTCGTACATGTCGTGGAGATCGTCTGCCTCGAACAGGAGACCAACTCAACCCACTAACACTTCCAAGAATCGTGGAACTATCTATCCGGACCTAAACCAGGATCCGACTCCAAAACCCGTCATTCACTTTCTCGCCTTTGCCCTCATAGTCTTTCTCGGACTCCTCCAATTCTTACCGGCTTCCCATTTCCGTCACCCCTCCGACCCTCACAGAAAGTGGGTCCCTTTTAACTCCCACTCCTCTCCCTCTCCCACCGTGAAACTCACCGTTGATGAAGATGACGGGTTGATACACATTGTTTCATGGATGCAGTGTTTGGACCTTAAAGTGCTGGCAGTCCTTGCCAACTCAACTCTTTCAAGTTCAAG ATATCCAGATATGCTTCACTTTCATTTCTTTACACCTCAAGGGGACAAAGACAAAGTTTCCTTTTATAAGTTGAAAGTTTTATTTCCACATTCAAACCTTGAACTTCATGg GCaagagaaagtgaaagaaataattaagaGGGCTTCTTCTGAAGCAGAATATGACAGTCTCAATCTTGAGGAAATAGCACCTTTCATTATACCAAGTGTTCATCAGTCTctaacaaaattcatatatgtttCTCCCAATCTAATTTTAATG GGAAGAATAGAAGAGCTAACCGGAATTGACTTAAGCGCTCATGCCGCTGCAGCTGCTGAGGACTGCTCTAATAGGCTAAACAGCTATGTCAGCTCGGATGTTTTGGATGCTATTCAAAGATCGGCCTCAAAACCATGGATATCCGTGACACCATATGTGAAGGATGCATGTATGCCTGACTTAAGTTTGCTTTTGATTAATGGAAAGAAACTAGAGGAGTTTTTGGAGGCTGTCTTATGGTGGAGTAAAGTTCTGAATTGGAGTGACAG GAGTGATAAAAGGAACCCTGCAATAGGATTAGCACTCTATAACAGATATCTAAAGCTTTCAAATTCCTGGTTGGTGAAGGAACCAGCATCAGTAGACACCATTGAAACGAGCATGATCACTCATTATGATGGCCCCAAGATTGTTTGCTCTGAATTTGGAAATGACACCATTCCAGGCTCGTCTCATGGAAACTTATGGATAAAGTACCTTCCTTCAATGTCAAATCAGATTTTGGGGATCTAG